The following are from one region of the Rhodopirellula sp. P2 genome:
- the katG gene encoding catalase/peroxidase HPI encodes MRFVHAKDVVNALDVSAPGPILGRDPLAPSESAWESFATFLRTRTMNSIENNTTQPPTMANVCRQFAKRIFRGPVSIRPLVLTVGCLAASSTAGLMAEETSVKSATSQADAISQCPVMGNPAGPNRHTVAGAMGNGDWWPNQLNLDMLHQNSMKSNPMGADFDYAAEFNSLDLAAVKADIKGLMKTSQNWWPSDYGHYGPLFIRMAWHSAGTYRVSDGRGGASDGTQRFAPLNSWPDNANLDKARRLLWPIKQKYGSKISWADLMVLTGNCALEDMGFETFGFAGGREDVWEPQKDVYWGPETSWLGDKRYSGDRDLQNPLAAVQMGLIYVNPEGPNGKPDPIAAAKDIRETFARMAMNDEETVALIAGGHTFGKSHGAATPEGNVGPEPEGEGLAAQGLGWINTHGTGNAGDTITSGLEGAWTSTPAEWSHGYFENLFGYEWKLVKSPAGAWQWTPTDEKAKGTVPDAHDASKSHAPMMFTTDLALRMDPEYGKISRRFHDNPEQFEKAFAKAWYKLTHRDMGPVSRLLGDSVPEPQLWQDPIPEASFDVIGAKEVEQLKQKILATGLSSSQLVSTAWASASTFRNSDMRGGANGARIRLAPQKDWEANEPSELAKVLSTLEVVQKEFNGSRKDGKQVSMADLIVLGGCAGVEAAAMKAGHAIQVPFTPGRTDATQEMTDVESFEPLKPIADGFRNYQGHNADRPAEEMLVDKANLLSLTAPEMTVLIGGMRALDTNAGAGPLADLGKLTKRPGALTNDFFVHLLDMNTVWKQSPMCEHFFEGRDRESGNLKWTASRVDLVFGSNSQLRGIAEVYASEDAKEKFVEDFVVAWTKVMNLDRFDVKDATADDTQVATK; translated from the coding sequence ATGCGTTTTGTGCATGCGAAAGATGTGGTAAATGCATTGGACGTTTCTGCTCCCGGCCCGATACTAGGACGTGACCCACTTGCCCCGAGCGAATCAGCTTGGGAATCGTTTGCAACTTTCCTGAGGACGCGGACCATGAATTCCATCGAAAACAACACGACGCAACCACCAACAATGGCGAATGTCTGCCGGCAATTCGCGAAGCGAATTTTTCGCGGCCCCGTTTCGATTCGGCCGCTCGTGCTGACCGTCGGATGTCTGGCCGCCTCCAGCACCGCTGGGTTGATGGCTGAAGAGACGTCCGTCAAATCGGCAACGTCACAAGCGGACGCAATCAGCCAGTGTCCGGTGATGGGAAATCCAGCCGGACCAAATCGGCACACTGTCGCTGGGGCGATGGGCAACGGCGATTGGTGGCCCAATCAATTGAACCTCGACATGCTTCATCAGAATTCGATGAAGAGCAATCCGATGGGAGCGGACTTTGACTACGCCGCTGAATTCAACTCGTTGGATTTGGCTGCGGTCAAAGCGGACATCAAGGGATTGATGAAGACCTCGCAAAACTGGTGGCCATCTGACTATGGTCACTACGGGCCGTTGTTCATTCGGATGGCTTGGCACAGCGCTGGGACCTACCGCGTGTCCGATGGACGCGGCGGTGCATCCGATGGCACGCAACGTTTCGCACCGCTGAACAGTTGGCCTGACAATGCGAACCTGGACAAGGCCCGTCGATTGCTTTGGCCGATCAAGCAGAAGTACGGCAGCAAGATCTCTTGGGCCGATTTGATGGTGCTGACCGGCAACTGTGCTCTCGAAGACATGGGGTTCGAAACGTTTGGATTTGCTGGCGGCCGCGAAGATGTCTGGGAACCGCAGAAAGATGTTTACTGGGGCCCGGAAACCTCGTGGCTCGGTGACAAACGATACAGCGGAGATCGCGATTTGCAGAACCCGTTGGCTGCGGTGCAGATGGGATTGATTTACGTCAACCCGGAAGGCCCGAATGGCAAACCCGATCCGATCGCGGCGGCCAAGGACATTCGCGAAACGTTTGCGCGGATGGCAATGAACGATGAAGAAACCGTTGCCTTGATTGCGGGTGGCCACACGTTCGGCAAGTCCCATGGTGCGGCGACTCCGGAAGGCAACGTGGGACCTGAACCGGAAGGCGAAGGCTTGGCCGCGCAGGGTCTGGGATGGATCAACACGCACGGGACTGGCAACGCGGGTGACACAATCACCAGCGGCTTGGAAGGTGCCTGGACGTCGACGCCGGCCGAGTGGTCGCATGGGTACTTCGAGAACCTGTTTGGATACGAGTGGAAACTCGTCAAGAGTCCCGCCGGTGCTTGGCAGTGGACGCCCACCGACGAGAAAGCCAAGGGCACCGTGCCGGATGCCCACGATGCCTCGAAGTCACACGCGCCGATGATGTTCACCACCGACTTGGCTCTTCGAATGGATCCGGAATACGGCAAGATCTCGCGTCGATTCCATGACAACCCAGAGCAGTTTGAAAAGGCATTCGCGAAAGCGTGGTACAAGCTCACGCACCGAGACATGGGGCCCGTTTCGCGATTGCTCGGCGACAGCGTTCCTGAACCGCAACTGTGGCAGGATCCGATTCCCGAAGCCAGCTTTGATGTGATCGGAGCGAAAGAGGTCGAGCAACTCAAGCAAAAGATCCTCGCGACCGGATTGTCATCGTCTCAGTTGGTTTCCACTGCCTGGGCGTCGGCGTCCACGTTCCGCAACAGTGACATGCGCGGCGGAGCCAACGGGGCTCGGATTCGCTTGGCACCTCAGAAGGACTGGGAAGCGAACGAACCATCCGAATTGGCCAAGGTGCTTTCCACGTTGGAAGTCGTGCAAAAGGAATTCAACGGTTCGCGGAAAGACGGCAAACAAGTTTCGATGGCAGACCTGATCGTGCTCGGAGGTTGTGCTGGTGTCGAAGCCGCGGCAATGAAGGCGGGACATGCGATCCAAGTCCCGTTCACGCCCGGTCGCACCGATGCGACGCAGGAGATGACCGACGTGGAGAGCTTTGAACCGCTGAAGCCAATTGCCGATGGGTTCCGCAACTACCAAGGTCACAACGCGGACCGTCCCGCGGAAGAGATGTTGGTCGATAAAGCCAACTTGCTCTCGCTGACGGCCCCTGAGATGACGGTGTTGATTGGCGGGATGCGAGCCCTCGACACGAACGCTGGTGCCGGTCCGCTCGCTGACTTGGGCAAATTGACCAAACGCCCCGGTGCGTTGACGAACGACTTCTTCGTGCACTTGCTGGACATGAACACGGTCTGGAAGCAATCACCGATGTGTGAGCACTTCTTCGAGGGCCGCGATCGTGAATCAGGCAACCTGAAGTGGACCGCCAGTCGTGTGGATCTCGTCTTCGGATCCAATTCGCAATTGCGAGGAATCGCCGAGGTCTACGCCAGCGAAGATGCGAAGGAGAAATTCGTGGAGGACTTTGTTGTCGCTTGGACCAAAGTCATGAACCTTGATCGGTTCGATGTCAAAGACGCGACGGCGGATGACACGCAAGTCGCCACGAAGTGA
- a CDS encoding exo-alpha-sialidase, with protein sequence MPRPTMPPRALTTRAFAALLVGMLTCATGLAQRPPTGVPEGVEKVLRIGPRPGNARNSEGDFVRLKDGRLLLVYTKFVESGDHAPAELVSRVSADNGVTWTKEDKSVIARGDNDSNLMSVSLLRLQDGRLGLFYIRKYDPTPEAKHLFLDDIMMRTSSDEGETWSEPTRVVPQDNPSYSILNNDRVIQLRSGRLVVPLAVHYRVGWPAYRKSAEMVCYLSDDGGATWQRSETALSSESLAQEPGVVELSDGRLMMFCRSGDCQLLSYSSDQGETWSELTRSTFTQPTVSPASIERIPSTGDLLMLWNNGDDELSPKQPVGRRPFTAAISKDDGQSWQNVRNVGTDPEGWYCYTAIEFVDDHVLLAHCEYPRLNSLQLTRIPVSWFYEGDEVSASGGKAAEKAKMDSLDYSISLDVAHEGFDGKECWVHARVGAIPESNGDPTSVMTTQKLLLSGSDVFYRLHESRTSAGSESWTKLSPIDSFSRQKVQSDVIPRGGEGAQELLQEGDETTVCDFVPQWHAASQRLLGIGQTVWYRNNRVMHVRPRGIAYSVMNPKNETWDDWKVVQLPDELRFQSAGSGSAQRVDLPGGDVLVPVYCKEPNQKQYSSLVVRCRFDGETLHYVEHGNAMTIPVDRGFVEPSLTHFKDRFYLTLRNDQHGYVTTSDDGLHFETPQRWTFDDGEELGNYNTQQHWVTHSDGLFLVYTRRGANNDHVFRHRAPLFIARVDPDKLQVIRSTERVLVPEHGARLGNFGVTRYSKNETWVTVTEWMQPQGVEKHGSDNRIFVAKLKWNQPNELASLESTPGIEADPTAYCQPPKSLAEEFGDYRSPLVFENGTQITQANQWPKRRDEIRSRWETMLGEWPALITDPQAKIIQSEQDGTLTKHTVEFQWTPTEKTTGYLLIPNTTESQSKGLPAVLSVFYEPETGVGEGKPHRDFALQLARRGFVTLSIGTTEASQAKTYALYHPSIDDASVQPLSMLAYAAANAWQVLADRPEVDANRIGVVGHSFGGKWAMFAACLSERFACGAWSDPGIVFDETMAGVNYWEPWYLGYHPRPWRKRGMITDDNPAHGLYPKLVTKGHDLHELHALMAPRPFLVSGGSADPIRRWAALNHSVAINQLLGHNDRVAMTNRPDHSPNADSNSLVFAFFEKHLATNEQPL encoded by the coding sequence ATGCCTCGGCCGACGATGCCTCCCCGTGCTTTGACCACACGCGCATTCGCAGCCCTTTTGGTTGGAATGTTGACCTGTGCCACCGGCTTGGCCCAGCGACCTCCCACCGGTGTTCCTGAGGGAGTCGAGAAGGTCCTGCGGATCGGGCCACGCCCCGGCAACGCTCGCAACAGCGAAGGGGACTTTGTTCGGTTGAAGGATGGACGCCTGCTGTTGGTCTACACCAAGTTTGTCGAGTCAGGCGACCACGCCCCAGCGGAGTTGGTTTCCAGAGTGTCCGCCGACAACGGTGTGACTTGGACGAAAGAAGACAAATCCGTGATCGCACGCGGAGACAACGACTCCAACTTGATGTCCGTGTCCCTGTTGCGGCTTCAGGATGGCCGCCTCGGATTGTTTTACATCCGCAAGTACGATCCGACGCCCGAAGCCAAGCACTTGTTCTTGGACGACATCATGATGCGAACCAGTTCGGACGAAGGGGAAACCTGGTCAGAACCAACTCGCGTTGTCCCCCAAGACAATCCGTCCTACAGCATCCTGAACAATGACCGAGTGATCCAGCTTCGCAGCGGTCGCTTGGTGGTCCCACTCGCGGTCCATTACCGCGTTGGCTGGCCTGCTTACCGCAAATCCGCCGAGATGGTTTGCTACCTTTCCGATGACGGCGGTGCGACGTGGCAACGCAGCGAAACGGCATTGTCGTCCGAGTCGTTGGCACAGGAACCTGGCGTCGTTGAGTTGAGCGATGGTCGGCTGATGATGTTCTGCCGAAGTGGCGATTGCCAATTGCTGTCCTATTCAAGCGATCAAGGTGAGACGTGGTCCGAACTGACGCGGTCTACTTTCACTCAGCCCACCGTTTCGCCCGCCTCGATCGAACGCATTCCGTCCACCGGCGACCTGTTGATGCTGTGGAACAATGGCGACGACGAATTGTCACCGAAGCAGCCCGTTGGAAGACGCCCATTCACCGCCGCGATCTCCAAGGATGATGGGCAATCGTGGCAGAACGTCCGCAACGTCGGAACCGATCCGGAGGGCTGGTATTGCTACACCGCGATCGAGTTTGTTGACGACCATGTTTTGCTTGCACATTGCGAGTATCCACGGTTGAACTCGTTGCAACTGACCCGAATTCCGGTGTCGTGGTTCTACGAGGGCGATGAGGTCTCGGCCAGCGGCGGCAAGGCTGCAGAAAAGGCGAAGATGGACTCGCTGGACTATTCCATCTCCTTGGACGTTGCCCACGAAGGCTTTGACGGCAAGGAATGCTGGGTGCATGCCCGTGTCGGAGCAATCCCGGAATCCAATGGTGATCCCACCTCGGTCATGACCACTCAAAAGTTGCTGCTCTCGGGATCGGACGTCTTTTACCGCCTGCATGAATCTCGAACGTCAGCGGGATCCGAATCATGGACCAAACTGAGCCCCATCGACTCGTTTTCTCGCCAGAAAGTTCAGAGCGATGTCATCCCACGCGGCGGTGAAGGGGCACAGGAGTTGTTGCAAGAAGGCGACGAAACCACCGTCTGTGACTTCGTGCCCCAGTGGCATGCGGCGAGCCAGCGTCTGCTCGGGATTGGGCAAACAGTCTGGTACAGAAACAATCGTGTCATGCATGTGCGGCCACGCGGGATCGCGTACAGCGTGATGAACCCAAAGAATGAAACGTGGGACGATTGGAAAGTCGTCCAGCTCCCCGATGAACTGCGGTTTCAAAGTGCGGGTTCCGGCAGTGCCCAGCGAGTTGACCTGCCCGGAGGCGACGTGTTGGTGCCGGTGTACTGCAAAGAGCCGAACCAAAAACAGTACTCGTCCCTGGTCGTGCGTTGTCGCTTCGATGGCGAGACGCTGCACTATGTCGAGCATGGCAATGCGATGACCATCCCGGTCGACCGGGGCTTCGTCGAACCTTCCCTGACCCACTTCAAGGATCGGTTCTACCTCACGCTTCGCAACGACCAACATGGATATGTCACCACCAGCGATGATGGCCTGCATTTTGAAACTCCCCAACGCTGGACGTTTGATGATGGAGAAGAACTGGGAAACTACAACACGCAACAGCACTGGGTGACTCACAGTGATGGGCTGTTCTTGGTCTACACGCGTCGCGGAGCGAACAACGATCATGTGTTTCGCCACCGGGCTCCACTTTTCATCGCTCGTGTCGATCCCGACAAGTTGCAGGTCATTCGATCAACCGAACGAGTGTTGGTTCCAGAACACGGAGCCCGCTTGGGCAACTTCGGCGTCACTCGTTACTCCAAGAATGAGACTTGGGTGACGGTCACCGAATGGATGCAACCCCAAGGTGTCGAGAAACACGGCAGCGACAACCGAATCTTTGTGGCCAAGCTGAAATGGAACCAACCCAATGAACTCGCATCATTGGAAAGCACACCGGGAATCGAAGCCGATCCAACCGCGTATTGCCAACCACCGAAGAGCCTCGCCGAAGAGTTCGGTGACTACCGGTCTCCCCTGGTCTTTGAGAACGGGACTCAGATCACGCAAGCAAACCAGTGGCCGAAAAGACGGGACGAGATTCGTTCCCGATGGGAAACCATGCTGGGCGAGTGGCCTGCGTTGATCACCGATCCTCAAGCCAAAATCATTCAATCGGAACAAGACGGCACGTTGACGAAGCACACCGTCGAATTCCAATGGACGCCCACGGAGAAGACGACCGGGTACCTTTTGATTCCCAACACCACAGAGTCCCAATCGAAAGGTTTGCCCGCTGTCCTCTCAGTCTTCTACGAACCTGAAACAGGCGTCGGCGAAGGAAAACCTCATCGCGATTTCGCGTTGCAGTTGGCACGTCGTGGCTTCGTGACTTTGTCGATCGGCACGACGGAGGCGTCGCAAGCTAAAACGTATGCTCTGTATCACCCGTCAATTGACGACGCGTCGGTTCAACCCTTGTCGATGCTTGCCTACGCCGCCGCGAATGCTTGGCAAGTGTTGGCCGACCGCCCCGAAGTCGACGCGAATCGAATTGGGGTCGTGGGGCACTCCTTCGGCGGCAAGTGGGCGATGTTTGCCGCGTGCCTTTCCGAGCGTTTCGCTTGTGGGGCGTGGTCGGACCCCGGTATCGTGTTCGATGAAACGATGGCAGGCGTGAACTACTGGGAACCGTGGTATCTGGGCTATCACCCACGACCGTGGCGCAAACGCGGGATGATCACCGACGACAATCCGGCTCATGGGCTGTATCCGAAATTGGTGACAAAGGGTCACGACTTGCATGAACTGCATGCCTTGATGGCGCCACGTCCATTCCTGGTTTCGGGCGGCTCGGCTGATCCGATTCGTCGCTGGGCAGCACTCAATCATTCGGTCGCCATCAATCAACTGCTGGGGCACAATGACCGGGTTGCCATGACGAATCGTCCGGATCACTCGCCTAACGCGGATTCGAATTCGTTGGTTTTCGCCTTCTTTGAAAAACACTTGGCGACGAACGAGCAGCCGCTCTGA
- a CDS encoding alpha/beta hydrolase family esterase, with protein sequence MLFRLTVSAIVMTVVSFGSIIGFAQFRLRSKATGTSVSVKHDGLEREYRIHVPENLPADAKVPLVVCFHGGGGNSRTASVMGLTPVADREGFIVVYPNGIDRHWNDGRESPMFAEQDQSIDDVGYVMGLIERVCKKHPIDRDRIFAAGLSNGGFMTQRLAIEHSDTFAAVAVIIATMGEPLSKRFEPKSPVSILFMNGTEDRLVPYEGGPVGKPVTNRFNQVKGHEDAPRGLAISTDEAVALWVKHNQTQPEPKVELVPDTNQEDHSHIESSLWVGGERGTAVMLYKVVGGGHCLPGGSQYFPARLVGYPNQDVKGFDLVWDFFEKHARQPQ encoded by the coding sequence ATGCTCTTCCGATTGACCGTCTCAGCAATCGTGATGACCGTTGTGTCATTCGGATCAATCATCGGTTTCGCTCAATTCCGCTTGCGATCCAAAGCGACTGGTACGAGCGTCTCGGTCAAGCACGACGGTTTGGAACGAGAATATCGAATTCATGTTCCCGAGAATTTACCGGCCGATGCCAAAGTCCCATTGGTTGTTTGTTTTCATGGTGGAGGTGGCAATTCGCGCACGGCGTCGGTGATGGGGCTGACTCCTGTCGCCGATCGAGAAGGGTTCATCGTTGTCTATCCAAATGGAATCGATCGACATTGGAACGATGGCCGGGAATCCCCCATGTTCGCTGAACAGGATCAATCCATCGACGATGTCGGGTACGTGATGGGATTGATCGAACGGGTGTGCAAGAAACATCCCATTGATCGAGATCGCATTTTCGCCGCGGGGTTGTCCAATGGCGGTTTCATGACTCAGCGATTGGCCATCGAACATTCCGATACGTTTGCCGCCGTTGCCGTGATCATCGCCACGATGGGGGAACCGCTCAGCAAACGATTTGAACCAAAATCCCCGGTTTCGATTCTGTTCATGAATGGCACGGAGGATCGATTGGTTCCCTACGAAGGCGGTCCCGTTGGCAAGCCAGTGACAAATCGATTCAACCAAGTCAAAGGTCATGAGGACGCTCCGCGAGGACTGGCGATTTCAACGGACGAAGCGGTCGCCTTGTGGGTGAAGCACAACCAGACGCAACCCGAACCGAAGGTTGAACTGGTGCCGGACACCAACCAAGAAGACCACTCTCACATCGAAAGCAGCCTTTGGGTAGGCGGCGAACGGGGGACTGCCGTGATGCTGTACAAAGTCGTCGGCGGTGGACATTGTCTCCCTGGCGGGTCGCAGTACTTCCCCGCGAGACTGGTCGGGTATCCCAACCAAGACGTCAAAGGGTTTGATTTGGTTTGGGACTTCTTTGAAAAGCACGCTCGGCAACCCCAGTGA
- a CDS encoding zf-TFIIB domain-containing protein, which yields MNCESCGAPVSRMGRSGRYFCDYCSRLAVATPLQNSEDGLVLTGTSSETSCLTCDDTHLEIGSLGTYPVLGCRHCQGVLLNRAAFAKLIRERRESYDGPERTGEFDPALDGPRDHHSRLTCPKCCLSMDSFFYAGPGRVAIDSCGRCENVWLDCGEIASITEAPGLR from the coding sequence ATGAATTGCGAATCTTGCGGTGCGCCCGTGTCACGAATGGGACGATCTGGACGCTACTTCTGTGACTATTGTTCCCGCCTAGCCGTCGCAACTCCGCTCCAAAACTCAGAAGACGGACTCGTCCTGACCGGCACGTCGTCAGAGACATCCTGCCTGACCTGTGATGACACTCATTTGGAGATCGGCTCGCTGGGCACCTATCCAGTTCTAGGATGCAGGCATTGCCAAGGAGTTCTGTTGAACCGAGCCGCGTTTGCCAAACTGATTCGAGAACGCAGGGAATCGTATGACGGCCCGGAACGAACTGGTGAATTCGATCCCGCCTTGGATGGGCCCCGCGATCACCATTCGCGACTGACGTGCCCGAAGTGCTGCCTTTCGATGGACTCATTCTTCTACGCTGGACCAGGCCGAGTTGCCATCGACTCCTGCGGACGGTGCGAGAACGTTTGGCTGGACTGTGGAGAGATCGCTTCCATCACGGAAGCCCCCGGACTTCGCTAA